In a single window of the Oryctolagus cuniculus chromosome 2, mOryCun1.1, whole genome shotgun sequence genome:
- the CLDN22 gene encoding claudin-22: MALVFRTAAQFAGISLSLLGWILSCLTNYLPLWKNLNLDLNEMEHWTLGLWQTCVVQEEVGTQCKGFDSFLALPAELRIARIFMFLCNGLGFLGLLVSGSGLDCLRIGESQQELKKRLLVLGGILSWTSGITALVPVSWVAHVTVQEFWDETLPEIVPRWEFGEALFLGWGAGFSLLVGGCLLHCAACSARAPLAAGHYAVADLQALRQQLPMKNSNLKV, from the coding sequence ATGGCTTTAGTATTTAGAACTGCAGCACAGTTTGCTGGAATTTCACTATCTTTACTGGGATGGATTTTATCCTGTCTTACGAACTACCTGCCACTCTGGAAGAACCTCAACCTGGACTTAAATGAGATGGAACACTGGACCCTGGGACTCTGGCAGACTTGTGTCGTCCAGGAGGAAGTGGGCACGCAGTGCAAGGGCTTCGACTCtttcctggctttgcctgctgAACTCCGGATCGCCAGGATTTTCATGTTTCTGTGCAACGGGCTGGGGTTCCTGGGCCTGCTGGTCTCGGGGTCTGGCCTGGACTGCTTGAGAATCGGAGAGAGCCAGCAAGAGCTCAAGAAGCGCCTGCTCGTCCTGGGGGGAATCCTGTCCTGGACGTCAGGCATCACAGCCCTGGTGCCGGTCTCGTGGGTGGCCCACGTGACGGTCCAGGAGTTCTGGGACGAGACCCTTCCGGAGATTGTGCCCCGGTGGGAGTTTGGGGAGGCCCTGTTCCTGGGCTGGGGTGCTGGCTTCTCCCTCCTCGTGGGAGGGTGTCTGCTTCACTGTGCAGCCTGCTCCGCCCGGGCTCCGCTCGCTGCCGGCCACTACGCGGTGGCAGACTTGCAAGCTCTTCGTCAACAACTGCCCATGAAAAACTCCAACCTGAAAGTCTAA